The sequence AATACATCAATGACAAATAGGTTGTTAACCCAACAAGCCAATCTATTTAAAGCTCTTTCCGATGAATTTCGATTAAGGATTCTTTTTTATTTATATTTGAATGGAGAAAAATGCGTGTGTGATATTTGCGATTTTTTTAATACCGGTCAGTCAAATATTTCGTATCACTTAAAACTACTTTGTGATGCAAATATAATTAACAAAA comes from Calorimonas adulescens and encodes:
- a CDS encoding ArsR/SmtB family transcription factor, producing MTNRLLTQQANLFKALSDEFRLRILFYLYLNGEKCVCDICDFFNTGQSNISYHLKLLCDANIINKRQVAVWNYYSLNTENKLYPYLYEIFKNLSQE